In Oleiharenicola lentus, the following are encoded in one genomic region:
- a CDS encoding ABC transporter permease → MSTPAANPPAAEHGSSPWHDAWLRLRRNRLAVTGGIMLIVLALACLIGPWISPYDYAEQDLDNTFAAPGAKHWLGTDQLGRDLLVRILYGGRISLGVGLCATFVALTIGVIYGAVAGWVGGRTDAVMMRIVDIIYALPFTIFVILLMVFFGRNIVLLFVAIGAVEWLTMARIVRGQIMSLKKMEFIEAARSLGFGNRRIIFRHLLPNALGPIIVYATLTIPAVMLLEAFLSFLGLGVQPPMSSWGTLIKDGAEKMEEYWWLLVFPGALFSLTLFSLNFLGDGLRDALDVRAAKD, encoded by the coding sequence ATGAGCACCCCGGCCGCCAATCCCCCCGCCGCCGAACACGGCTCTTCGCCCTGGCACGACGCCTGGCTCCGCCTGCGCCGCAACCGCCTGGCCGTCACCGGCGGCATCATGCTCATCGTGCTCGCGCTGGCCTGCCTCATCGGCCCCTGGATAAGTCCCTACGACTACGCGGAGCAGGACCTCGACAACACCTTCGCCGCGCCCGGCGCGAAACACTGGCTCGGCACCGACCAGCTCGGCCGCGATCTGCTGGTTCGCATCCTTTACGGCGGGCGCATCTCGCTCGGCGTCGGCCTCTGCGCCACCTTCGTGGCCCTGACGATCGGCGTCATCTACGGCGCCGTCGCCGGCTGGGTCGGCGGCCGCACCGACGCCGTGATGATGCGCATCGTGGACATCATCTACGCCCTGCCCTTCACCATCTTCGTCATCCTGCTGATGGTCTTTTTCGGCCGGAACATCGTGCTGCTCTTCGTGGCCATCGGCGCGGTCGAATGGCTGACGATGGCGCGCATCGTCCGCGGCCAGATCATGTCGCTGAAGAAAATGGAGTTCATCGAGGCCGCCCGCTCCCTGGGCTTCGGCAACCGCCGCATCATCTTCCGCCACCTCCTGCCCAACGCCCTCGGCCCGATCATCGTCTATGCCACGCTCACGATCCCGGCCGTCATGCTGCTCGAGGCCTTCCTCAGCTTCCTCGGCCTCGGCGTGCAGCCGCCGATGAGTTCGTGGGGCACGCTCATCAAGGACGGCGCCGAAAAGATGGAAGAATACTGGTGGCTGCTGGTGTTCCCCGGCGCCCTGTTTTCGCTCACTCTCTTCTCCCTCAATTTCCTCGGCGACGGGTTGCGAGATGCACTGGATGTGAGGGCGGCCAAGGACTGA